Genomic segment of Deltaproteobacteria bacterium PRO3:
CAACCGCTACAACCTATCGCATGCGATCCGTTTGAAGTCCGACTTGGTCGTGCACTAAGTCACTCCTGGGGCCGCGCGCCACTGGGGGGGGCGCGCGGCCCGCTTTTTTTCCATGGAATTTAAGCCGCGTTTCGGCCAGAAAGAGAAGATGGACGCAGCCGATCCCGAACGCCTCCAGCGCGTGGAGGCCATCTTCCGCAAGGCCCCTTTCCTCGAGAACCTCGGGGTCAAATTCCTCGGCTGCGGCCCGGGCTGGTGTGAGTCCGGCTTGCAGGTCCAAAACTACCACAAGCAGCAGAACCGCTTGGTGCACGCCGGGGTCCTGGCCACCTTGGCCGACCACACGGCGGGCGCGGCCGCAGGCACCTTGATCGCGCCCGGCGAGATCGTCCTGACCGTCGAGTTCAAGATCAACCTCCTCCGTCCCGGCAAGGGGCAGAGCCTGCGCGCTCGCGCCCAGGTCCTGAAGCCCGGCCGCCGCCTCAGCGTCGTCGAATCGGAAGTCTTCGCCAAGGAAGGCGAGCAG
This window contains:
- a CDS encoding PaaI family thioesterase, with product MDAADPERLQRVEAIFRKAPFLENLGVKFLGCGPGWCESGLQVQNYHKQQNRLVHAGVLATLADHTAGAAAGTLIAPGEIVLTVEFKINLLRPGKGQSLRARAQVLKPGRRLSVVESEVFAKEGEQESLVAKATVTLAVLADFKEDAG